The nucleotide window CGTCCACGAGGACCGAGAGATCGCGGTACGAGAGCTTCCGCACCTCGCCGTTCTCGCCTTCCCAGACGATCGCGAGCTTGTTGCGGCGCGGGCCCGTCGCGTGCCGATCCACGCAGTTGAGCGCGATGTTCGTGCGACCGCCGACGAACCACTTCGCCCACATGACGCCCGCGGACTCGTCCACGACGTCCTTGTAGGGCTCGTACCAGTCGAAGCCGAGGTCGCGCTCGACCTCGCCCCAGAACCAGGCGACGTCCCCCTGGGAGCGCGCGAGCAGGTCCTCGTAGCGCTTCGCGCCGACGCGCCGCATGAATCGGGCGACGTTCGCCTCGGCCGCGATCTCGGGCGTGGGCCGCCACACGATCCCCGCGGGGTCCGCCATCGCGCGGGGAAGGCGAGGGGCGACCTTCAAGCCTCCGTATCGACGGCCGCGCCAATGGGCTCATACCAAGGCAGATTGCAGCCACATGCATGCCGGTCGTCCGCTTCTCCCCCGAGTTCGGCGACGCCCTCGGCGCGCTCGAGGCCCTCGAGGTCGAGGTCTTCGGCGACACGGTCGGCGAATGCCTGCGCCTCGCGGGCGTGCGCCTCGGCGCGTCCGACGTGGTCGAGCACGCCTTCGAGGGCCGCGGGGAGTTCGCGACGCTCGCGCGGGACGTCGCGGTCGTCGTGAACGGCCTGCGCGTGCGCGACGCCGACGACGTCGTTTCTCCCGGGGCGATCGTCGAGGTGTCGCCCCTCGGCGCCGGCCCCCGGCGGCCCGAGGCCCCGGAAGGTTCATGACGGGGCCCGGCTTCTTGGCGCCCGGTGGTCTGAGCTGCTCCAGAAGCTCAAGTCCCGTCACCCGATCGACATCCCGGACCCGTGGCGCCGCACCGTCATCCTCGTCGGCGTCATCACGGCGATCGCGGGCCTCTTCCTCGCCCTCCCCCTCGGCGCGAACCTGTGGTACGGCTTCGGCGGCCTCACGCCCCACCTCGGGACCGTCATCGCGGTCGCGATCGGGCTCGGCTCGCTCGGCGTCTCGATGGCCGTCCTGACGCTGTTCGCGCGCTACTGAGCGCGGGTTCGATCGTTCGAGGCGCGTTCCCGCCATCTTTATGCCGTTTCCCGCACCAGGGGAAACCTGAGCGGATTTGCCCACCCTCGAACGGGAGCGCTTCGACCGTCTCCTCGCGGTCCTCGACGAGCTCGTGGACGCGAACACGGACGCGCCCATCCTCGTGGAAGGCCCGCGCGACGTGGCGGCCCTGCGCGCCCTCGGGTGCGCGGGCGTCGTGACGGCCGTCAACCGCGGCGTGAGCCTCGTCTCGCTCTGCGAGTCCGTCGCTGCGGCCGCGCCGCGCCGCGTCATCCTTCTCACGGACTGGGATCGTCGGGGCGAACGCCTCGTCGAGGACCTGTCCAGGCTCCTTTTCGCGAACGGCGCCCGCGTCGACCGGGCCTATCGCGATCGGATCCGCTCGAACCTGGACACGGGTGTGAACGACGTCGAAGCCCTGTCGGCCTACGTCGGGACGCGCGTCGACGCCTATTTCGGCCTCACGCTCGCCGAGCGGCGCGGGGGCGTCGCGCCGCGTCACATCTCCCTGTAATCCGGGAGATCCCGGCGAAGGTTACCCCAGAGATCCGGGCTCCACCCGAGGGCCTGTCGGGCCCGCGAGGCGTCGTAGGTCATGGGGATGGAGAGGCCCCGGAGGAGCTCTCCCGAGACGGGCGGCGTCCGGCCGGCCGCGTTGTAGGCGCGCTCCACGAGCGTCGCGCCCGCGCGCAGGAGACCCGCGGGGACGAGCGCCTTCGGGGGCTTCGCGCCCGCGAGCTTCGCGAAACGCGCGAAGAACTCCGAGGTCGGCATGTTGTCGCTCACGAGGAGGAACGGTCCGCGCGCGGGACCCGCCGCCATCGCGAGCGTGGCCTCGACGACGTCGCGCACGTGCACCCACCCCTTCGTCGCGTCGCCCGCGAGGCCGACCGGAACGCGCCCGCGCGCGGCGGCGGCGAGGAGCGGGTCGAACGCGCTGCCCACGCCGACGACGAGGCCCGGCATCGGGAGCGCGATCTGGAGGTCCGGATACTCGAGCGCGATCGCATGCGCCGCCCGCTTCGTCTCCTCGTAGAGGGAGATCGGCGCGCGGTCCGTCCGCGTCTCCTCGGTCATGACGCCCGGCGCGCGGCCGAGCGCCGCGATGGACGACACGTGGATCGCCTTCCGGGCGCCCGCCGCGCGCGCCGCGTCGAGGACGTGCCGCGTGGCGTCCACGTTGGTCGCGCGGAAAAGGGACCGCTTCCTGCGCGGGATGCCGTAGCCCACCCAGGCCGCGCCGTGGATCACGATGTCCTGCCGCTCGATGACGATCGATCGGGGGTCGGTGACGCTTCCCTCGTGCACCGCGACGCCCTTGAGCGCGAGCACCTTCGCGCGCTCGGACGGCCGGGCGAGGGCGGTGACCTCCGCGCCCTCCGCGAGGAGCGCGTCGACGAGGTGGCCGCCGATGAAGCCTGTCGCGCCCGTGACGTACACGCGGCGCCCCGCGAATCGGCCGGGGAGGGGATCGCTCACGGCCCGCGAACGCCCCCTGTGCTGAAAACGCTTCTCAACGCCTCGGACCGACGGCGACGAGGGCCTGGTCCCCCTGGTAGCCGAGGGCGGCCTCGAGATCCTTCGCGTT belongs to Candidatus Thermoplasmatota archaeon and includes:
- a CDS encoding ubiquitin-like domain-containing protein, producing MPVVRFSPEFGDALGALEALEVEVFGDTVGECLRLAGVRLGASDVVEHAFEGRGEFATLARDVAVVVNGLRVRDADDVVSPGAIVEVSPLGAGPRRPEAPEGS
- a CDS encoding toprim domain-containing protein, which codes for MPTLERERFDRLLAVLDELVDANTDAPILVEGPRDVAALRALGCAGVVTAVNRGVSLVSLCESVAAAAPRRVILLTDWDRRGERLVEDLSRLLFANGARVDRAYRDRIRSNLDTGVNDVEALSAYVGTRVDAYFGLTLAERRGGVAPRHISL
- a CDS encoding NAD-dependent epimerase/dehydratase family protein, yielding MSDPLPGRFAGRRVYVTGATGFIGGHLVDALLAEGAEVTALARPSERAKVLALKGVAVHEGSVTDPRSIVIERQDIVIHGAAWVGYGIPRRKRSLFRATNVDATRHVLDAARAAGARKAIHVSSIAALGRAPGVMTEETRTDRAPISLYEETKRAAHAIALEYPDLQIALPMPGLVVGVGSAFDPLLAAAARGRVPVGLAGDATKGWVHVRDVVEATLAMAAGPARGPFLLVSDNMPTSEFFARFAKLAGAKPPKALVPAGLLRAGATLVERAYNAAGRTPPVSGELLRGLSIPMTYDASRARQALGWSPDLWGNLRRDLPDYREM